The DNA region ACCATCATAATAGTGTCCTTGAGCAATGAATGAAGACGGGATCCCGAATCTTTCACACTCTTGGGAGGCCATATCTACAATAACAAAATACCAGAAAATGAATTAtggattattttttctcttttttttttttttttttgatcagtaaaagaaattatattgatCAGAAGGAGGCAAATGCCCAAgtatacgggacatatacaagagcaatgccTAAGCATGCTAATTTAGATTATCTTctctttttaataagtaaattaTGGATTATCTTGGTAAAAATCTTTTAAGTTGTGCTTGATTATAAATCACATGGCAATATCTTGAAAGAATCATCACAGTAATGAACTTCAGTCATTTTAAGTTTTCATAAACATGTACTATAAGGCACTAAAACAGGAAATAAGTGAAATTAGCATTCTAAGATTAATTTCTAGATAACCGCTAGAAGTTACTTACTGAAGTGGAACACGCAGGACACACGTATCCAGCTGGTGCCGTATGCAAAGGAAAGCTCTTGATATGTGAAATCAAGCAATTTGTGTGTAGAACATCTgaagtaataaagaaataaatagatGTAAATCATGTTATCAAGTAAAAGTTCAACAAGCATTCTTTGACAGATAATATGCAAGTCAGATGCAGTAACTATATCTGCAAAATCACGTACGCAAGCAACCCAAACGAGTGGTTTGTGAACCAGTCCCCTCTCCAAGCTCAGCTTGACACTGGGAGCATTTAGGAGGCCAATCATACTCGCCATCTATTACCCATTCTGAGTATGTACGGACCTAGAAAGGAAAACAAGATTAATGCAGCTTGGATCCTGGACAAACTTATGATACTGTCATAGAGAAATTTTGTGCACAGATTGTTTTTTGATAATGAGGAACACCAGAGATCATGCAAATGCAACGTGTCTTTTATCAAGTTAAACCCCAAAGCCAAGTAATGCATTCACATCACAcgcacaaataaataaatggacaGATGCATACTAATGCATCTCATAGATACAGCTTTCATATTGATCTCTATCAATAAATGGCCACAAATAAATTACGATGGAGTCGAATCAGCATCCCTTCTATAAGTTTTTAACATGCAAATAGTAGAAAATAATCCAACGAGACAAAAAGTAACATCAAAACACCTAAAACCAGAGAGCAAAAGTAACAAATGTAAGTCCAAATCAttgcaaaaggaaaatattttgtttgaaatgtaGAATATTTTCTGTAATGTAAAAGCTTGTTCGTATTCTTCTTCTGGAGAATCATGCAAACAATACCacagaaatttttcaaaacaaatgcaACGTGGGAACATGTCTATCCAGGTTTACCAAACTGAACTTCACCTTCAAAATTAAGAGACACACACAATGAGTTGTGCAGTTATACAGATGAACCTATTCAATAATTTGGGTATGCGCCCTCCCTACATTTATTACACCTCACCTTAAACATATTATCAAGTCCTACTTCCAATTTCAAACCATTAGAAGCTCCTTTTTCTACACTCCCAACAAACTTTTATCCAAATCGCATGATGCCATAATGAGACTTTTATTGCTGATACAATCAAGATTGAgctttgataataaaataaataaaaataagtcaaACATGAGGATGTACAACAAATCCATCCGAAAGATTATAATAAGACAAATAACAAACTAAGGTCAAAGTAATAATATGCGATAATGAAGATAAATTTACCACGCATATTTGGTGCTCCGGAAAACAGATGCACTCTCCACAAACAGGGACTTTGTGCACGAAACAATATAGTTTAGTGGCCTGAAACACCCGAAATTGGCATAATAAGCTCACAAGATCCAGAGTGCAGCTAGTGATATAAAACGGAGGATAACTTCACCGATAAATCATATGTCAAACGCTAAACGAAACCATCCCTTTATtttttgtggaaaaaaaaaaacattgtccTTTTTTCGTTGAATTGAACCACCAAATTCAGACatggaaatgaaaattaaaacaataatcCGTAAAGCCGGGAGAGGATCTCCTTGGATATCGGAATACGAGCTTGATCCGATCCAAACCTCAAGCAAATGAACCAGCACAAAAATTATCAGAAACGAAGAAAGAAAACACCGAGTAATAATAGCACTCACCTTTCTGCATTTACAGACCACCATTGCATTGAACCGTGGACAATCTTAAACCAAACCGATCAATAAGGTATTAACGAAATGGTGGAGACTATTAGGGTTTAAGACCAATTAAGGTAGAGAGGGAACGATGGGGCTTCACCgaattaatgtgatttttttgttgTCATCGTCTTGAGTTGCAGTGCTCGCCATAGAGATCCGATTCAGTTTTCTTcttgattttgttttcttttttctttttttcctataatttgtTGGAACTGTAAAATTGTGGAATTTTTGACAACGCATGTTACAGTGCAACGAGCTGGCCTGTGGACTTGGGCTACAATTATGTTTTGGGCCACTCAGCGTTGTCAAAtttacaccacaccttaaaatTTGTGTCCAACgatattttgtattgaatttaaaaacttatttgtaaatttatttttgacttttttttttaaaaaacaagtttgatatattataatgagagttttgttatatataaatacagttgcatattaatttgtatattaatactgattcatttatacttaaaatttaaattaatattatttttaataaaatctactttttgaccaatcacattatattagtgtacaaattagtatataattatacttgtaattatatttttttataatttaaggaTATAGAAATGAATGAATAATGGATAGGGGACTTCAACAAACCCCATTTGAGTTATCTTATGGGGGCATGATGGAGAGATCAGATGTTCTGATTTATTTGggttctattttcttttttttttttggttggttaGAAATtgagatttctttttcttccgcATTGGAGAACTTTCATTGTGCAAATTGCCTTTTTGTTGTATTTGGTGGTATTGCAATTAGGTCGTTCTTTGAATTTAGCGCGCACACACACAGTGGTTGTCTTATGATATTATGAGGTTATCTTCCACATTTTGTCAAACACCATATATGCATATTGGTTCTTACATGCAGAACACCATTTTTACTTGAATTCACTTCTTGAATACAACCATTCCATAGCAGTTACATTCATTTCATCCCAATTTACCATAATACTTTTTCATTCCTAATTTCCTTTACATCGAGAACCATAACAGGTTGCCTACAACATTTGGGAGTTTTAGATTTGCAGAGGGAAAGAATAAATTCGGGGGAGGAGAGTTTCAAAATGACGAACACAGATGGgaaagggagagggagagagaaggagagggCATCGAGTGCATGTGGGTGCAGAGCTACTCATCTTGAAATGCCTACGTTGCATTTTGTTATTAGCcagtgaaaaaatatttttcacaccCATCCGTCCCAtgcttttttcttaataaattaatactaccaaatatatatattaatatatattacatagcttgatttttatttattttatccgCTTTAATCCCTCACGTTCTTTTACGAACTTGAGAATCTTTTTCCTTGCAAGTTATCATATTAAGGATATACATTAAAAATAtcagtaatgttatatattatatttttattttatttttataatattaaataatatcatatttattattattaaataattaaaaaatatgtaataaataaattatttaataataataaatatgttatattttatttaataaggtAAAAATAAGacgataatatataatatatataattttcgtTTTGCAGAGGAACTTCCGAACTTGTCAAACGACCGACCGCCACAATCGAGCTGCCCGTCTCTCGTTTGAATTTAAATTCCCCACCgctcattaattattaaaaaaaaaaaaaaaaaaggaagaaaaaagcgCTTCTTCCTGAATCTGAACTCAAAATCAAAAcagttcaaattcaaaatccCTAGCACACACTCACTACCTCTGTTCCCTCGCTACCTCTTCCACTCTCTTAGACTAAGCAGGTCAGTTGCGGCATGACATCTGTCCAACCGCCGGCCCCGGGCCGCGAGCTATCTAACCCTCCCTCCGACGGCATCTCCAACCTCCGGTTCTCCAACCACAGCGATCACCTGCTCGTCTCCTCCTGGGACAAGGTACGCTTTCACCTCTTCTTTCtccatctcttctctctcatccTGTTCCTAGCTCACTAAATTCAAAACTAAGCCTCAGTCTCTGTTCTGATTTTTTAGAGCGTACGATTGTACGATGCCAGCGCCAATGCGCTGCGAGGCGAGTTCTTGCACGGCGGTCCCGTTCTCGACTGTTGCTTCCACGATGATTCATCGGGTTTCAGTGCCAGTGCCGATCATACAGTTCGACGGTCAgtgcttttttcttcttccgtTTTACAGATCTCAAAACATGAAAACATTCACCCCACTGAAGCTTAGGTGTGATGTTATATTTAAATGTTACAGTGTCATTAGCTGAGCCTAGTTCAATTAATACGATGTTCGTTGagtctttcattcttcaataaATGTAATGAAGTCAAACCATAAGATTATAGTCAATCTATGACTTCCTTATCCTTCTGAATATAGCCGAGGCTTAGCATCTCTAACTTTGAgatctttatatttttagattattgCTTTTATCTGGTTTTTGTTGCCCAGTTTTCAATGTTGATTATAATTTTGGAGATGTTATGTTGGTGTTATGGCATCTCTGTTTCAGGCTTGTCTTCAGCTACAATAAGGAGGATATTTTGGGAAGGCATGATGCGCCTGTGCGTTGTGTTGAATATTCTTATGCAGCAGGTTTGTTTTGCAGTACTTACGTTCTCCTTTgctcatttaaattttttggtgTTTTGCTGGAATGTCACGATTTTGAGCAGCTATTGAATAATGATAACgataaaaataaccaaaaagaaaaactaacaaGGTTGTGTCATGCTAATCCTTTTTTTATCAGTGAAAAAGGTTGTATCATGCTAATCTTAAGATGAACAGAAATCAATTGAGACTGAAAATGAAGAAGTGATCAGACATGTCTGGATATTAAAGCAACGATAATTTCTCCACGGCCTATGTTTGTATCTGTCTTGGGCACTTATAGGGCTGGATAGTCAAGCAGTTTTCCATGGCCAAGTTTTGTACTTGGTATGAAATCAATGTGAAGAAATGACTCTGTATACATCAAGTGTACTTGGCTTTGcctatttcaataaaattcatatttactgataaaaaaaaatgtgaagaaaTGATTGTTACTTGTAATTGGTTGGCAACTCGTAATTACAGTATGagataatgattttaaataattggTTACAAGTGACAATTCCTCTTTTTACTCTGTATCACCTATGCGTGATAACCAAGGTATGGTCTGACCTGGCATTTTTTGGTAGTATCTGCTGCAATGATGACTAGAAGGGACAACTTAGGCATTACTAATTTATGaggaatattttctttcaaccaGTGTTCTGAGACCCTTTACAGAGTTTTAAATTAAAGGAAGGATCTTTTGTCGGACTGGTTGCATTACTACACTAAGTATGTTCTCATGTCCTTGGAATAATTAAAAACATAGGGCTTTTATGCCCCTTTTGTCCTTAGAATGTTTATGCTATATTaatgaaatgtaaaaaatatttccaatggaaccattcttgttttgtttgtttggtaATTCATGTGTAATTATTCTCTCTTACCTGTAAATTATTCCAGGGCAATTAATCACGGGTAGTTGGGACAAAACCTTGAAGTGCTGGGATCCTAGGGGTGCAAGTGGGCAGGATCGCACTCTTGTTGGGACATACCCACAACCTGAGCGTGTTTACTCACTTTCTCTTGTTGGAAATCGATTAGTTGTAGCAACTGCAGGAAGACATGTAAATGTCTATGATCTGAGAAATATGTCTCAACCTGAACAGCGAAGGGAATCTTCATTGAAATATCAAACTAGATGTGTGCGCTGCTATCCCAATGGAACAGGTAATTTTCTGACCTTGTGAAGTGGCAATTGTTTCCTTCTTGAAGTGGgtgacataatttttttttttttttttttgataaccttgggtgtccgggccagctTACGCGCACCTCGATTAATCCCAAGGGGCCTTGAAGTTAACGACCAGGTAAATCCTCCAGTAGCcctgaggggactcgaactagtgaccattggggagcaaacccaaggcctgacCAATTGAGCTACCCCTCGGGGTTAAGTGGGtgacataaaattttcaaagccactggtaaaataatatgttttggCGGTTAAATGCTGCCCATTCTTTCTCTCATTCCCTCCTCACTTTAAAGACAGTTTCTGGTCCTATTGATATAAAGGTTTGCACTTGAGTTGCTTTCTTGAATTTGCAGCTATACCATAGTCGGTTGCCCTTTTCTTATGCTGTatcatttgaaatattttaatcgACTACAATAAGTAAACTTGCCTAGAAGTTTTTAGTATATCTATTTGGTAGGTACTGATAAATCCTCCTCTGAATGAGATAGCATAACATGTGGGGGAAAAGAGAGACAGGAAGCAAGCTAGAAGCTTGTGTTTGGCCACTTGGCTGTATATCCATGAGAAGGGGTTATAGTGTTTTGCTGAAAATAGTCCACTTATTTTGTCCATTTGAAGCACGCTTCCTCTCTATTTTCTAGGATTTCATAGTAACATATTTGACTACTGTTAGCAGGATATGCCCTGAGCTCTGTTGAAGGAAGAGTCGCAATGGAATTTTTTGATCTCTCAGAGGCTAGTCAAGCCAAAAAGTATGTGTTGATCTTTGCATGGACCATTATGAAGCACAGTATTACTTGAATAATGTTCCCTGTTTTAATCACTTTTTGCAGTTTTTCCCACCgtgtttttgtaaaatatgaagAAGGGGATCCCTCAATGCCTGAAATTGAGAAGTTCTTGTCATTCATATGACTTCAAGGGCTCCAATTGTAACTTTGATTAGTTCTTTAGAGTTTCCTTGAGTTGTTACAAACAGCGTTTGTGACATTGTGAAGTGTGCTTTTGTTAGTTCAGAAATTGTTGGGGTGTATAGCATGTTGCATGTTATACATTCTTGGTTAAATTATAGCCTTGTCATGTTTTGTGCCATCATTTGTGGCTGGTTAGGAGTTTGCTGATCTTTCACTGCTAATATAGCATGAAAATGCTAGTAGGcctgtttgttttttttctccTGCTGTATGCCTTTCGGTGATCATATTACTTGCTGAAAATTTTAAGTGATGTTCAGGTATGCGTTTAAGTGCCATAGAAAATCAGAGGCTGGAAGGGACATTGTCTACCCAGTAAATGCCATTGCATTCCACCCTGTGTAAGTTTTTGAATTCTTTGTGCATTGAattattgattttgatattCTGTGTGCGTTGaatcttttaattatatatttatatatattttgctgaATGTTGAATCTTTTAATTGATAGAACTGAACAGGCTTGTCAAAtgtgtaatctttttatatctaaaataCTTGCTTATGGCAAAGATCATTCTTGTGAATTTAGTTTTCTAGGTATGACCTTTACAAATTGGGCAGTTTATAACAAGGAGAATGGTCCAGATTGTTGCTAATAAAGTCAAGAATCTGTTCTCATATTAGTGTAGGAATAACTAATTTTGTTGACctgaaagaaaaatgagtaaaGCCAACTTAGAAacgtgtaaaataaaataaatcaaaagcaAATCTGTAAATAAAACGTGTTAACAGGATTTCATATGTGCTTGCACACAATTGGCTGATGTGGACAAACAATGAGTGTGTAACTGAACTGAGAAGCACAATTGCCCCTTTTGAGTCGGATCTGGAGGTTGATAAATTAGCTTTGAGCTGGGGTTGACAATTAAGTCCACATCCTGTTAACTATAGCCAGCTTCTTTCCATACTGTTCACACAGTtactatatctttcaaattcAACCTGCAGCTACGGTACATTTGCGACTGGAGGTTGTGATGGCTTTGTGAATGTGTGGGATGGGAATAACAAGAAGAGGCTGTATCAGGTAAAAGTTTGCTTATGTAATGCTGACATCTTGGGTAAAATTGTTGAAAGCTTAATTTCTTTGAATTTCTGTTCTCTCTTTTCCAGTACTCAAAATATCCGACAAGCATTGCAGCACTTTCATTTAGCAGAGATGGCCGCCTTTTGGCGGTGGCATCAAGTTATACATATGAAGAGGGGGACAAAGCGTAAGATCAACTCCCTTCTCCCCCAACCCCCAAAAAAACAAACCTTTCCAAAGCCTTACATGCTGACTCTTATGTGTTGTCTTTGGACTCTTTTCATCTTGCAGTCACGAACCAGATGCTATCTATGTTCGCAGCGTAAATGAAATAGAAGTCAAGCCAAAGCCGAAAGTCTACCCAAATCCTCCCGCATAACAGAAAATGTATAATCTCCTGGCTGTTCCATAATGGTCTggatgtataattttttatgttctgTGGACGAACTTTTGTAATATCCACAAGAGTTAGCAAATGGTCCGCATGAGTTGGGTGTTAAAATGCTGCGAAATCCCATATGGATTGTGTCCAATTTTTCCAAGTTCTATTTACGTCAATGACAATCTCACTGGAGTATACAACCACGATTGGCGAAAAACGAATTAATTCATAGATGTTAGAACAGGGAGTGTGGAGTTTTGAAGTATTCTCGGGAAGAGATAATCATGTACAAGATCTGAAGATTGTGTTCAAGAGATTAATTAGTTGATCATGGACGGTGATGTCATTCAGCGTGGTTTCTAATAACCTAAGTCGAAGTCTACACTCTACACCCTGAATGAAACTTGGGTCAATTTCGTTGAAGCATCGGTAGATTGCGAAGATTGGACTCCCATCTCAAGTCCTGACATAATAAAAAGCTCCGAATCCACATGGATAGAGAGCCGAGGGCCGGACTTTTCTGGCCAATCGCGGACGTCTTCAGTTCCTTGTTTGTTTTGCATCCAGaaaaaagcatttttttaaagaaacataaaaccaaaaagaaaaacaacttgATGTTAAGAATGATGCTAAAAAGGTGCGGTaaataatgcaaaagtaaacaaaaataggttacatttatacaaaataaagaGCCCAAAATTGTTGTCTTTAGGTTACGCAAGCAATTAAATATTGTGAAATCTCCAAGATACTACGTATAAGCATTTAAAAAAACAGTACTGAAGTGTGCTGGGGTCACAAAACGGTACATTATCATTCTTGCACTATAACTAGAAGTTCAACAGAAGCTCCTTGCGTGACCAAATCCTCCCAAGGCGCTTTTATGCCAGCCTTTAAGCTATGCTGCTGCTCTTTAATTACCTAAATCCAGAGGGTGCAGCTTGTGGACTGGCTCCTCCTCTTCTCATTGCTCTTGATTGGGCGAGCATCTCATCATAGTTCTGATTGgagaaattat from Carya illinoinensis cultivar Pawnee chromosome 6, C.illinoinensisPawnee_v1, whole genome shotgun sequence includes:
- the LOC122313412 gene encoding mitotic checkpoint protein BUB3.1, which codes for MTSVQPPAPGRELSNPPSDGISNLRFSNHSDHLLVSSWDKSVRLYDASANALRGEFLHGGPVLDCCFHDDSSGFSASADHTVRRLVFSYNKEDILGRHDAPVRCVEYSYAAGQLITGSWDKTLKCWDPRGASGQDRTLVGTYPQPERVYSLSLVGNRLVVATAGRHVNVYDLRNMSQPEQRRESSLKYQTRCVRCYPNGTGYALSSVEGRVAMEFFDLSEASQAKKYAFKCHRKSEAGRDIVYPVNAIAFHPVYGTFATGGCDGFVNVWDGNNKKRLYQYSKYPTSIAALSFSRDGRLLAVASSYTYEEGDKAHEPDAIYVRSVNEIEVKPKPKVYPNPPA